The Mucilaginibacter terrae region CAACTTACATGGCTACACGCGGCCTAACCGAAGCTGACTATAAGTATTTCTTTCCTAACGCTACTTACAGTGGCTTTAATGTGGTTGATGCCCAGGTTACCAACCGTAATATTTTAGCCGAAAACGGGGTTATACATGAAATTGACCGTGTGCTGCTGCCGCTGCCAAGCCTCGAAGATCAAATAACCAAAAATGCCCAGTACAGCCTTTACAAGCGTATACTCGACCAGTTTATGGTTACTTATTTAACCAGCCCGGATTTGAATAACCGTTACAGGGTTAATACCGGCAAATCAAACAGTGTATATGTAAAGTTATATTCAAACCTGCTGGCATACTCGCCAAACAATGAGAACTTTTTGAAGGTGCAGGATAATGACGGTCAGGCTGAAGGATATACGCTGTTTGCACCAACCAATGATGTATTGTATAAATACTTGAATGATGTGGTGCTGGAATTCTTCAAATCCACCCCAACGCAGCAACTTACCAATGCGCAAATTGATGCGCTGGTAAATACCCTTCCTCCGGGTATTATTGCCGATTTGCTGAATGCTCATATGTTTCAGGCAACAGTATGGCCTTCAAAATTTGCAACCACCAATAACTTTTTAAACGAACCTGCCCGTTTCAGTTCAACTGCCGATATTGTGCAGAAGCAGTTTTGCAGCAACGGCGTGTTTTACGGAGCCACTAAGGTACAGGCTACCAACGTGTTCAGTACGGTATATGCCAGGGCTTACCTCGATCCTAACAACTACTCTATCATGACCTTGCTGCTTAACCAGGGTTTGCGTATTGCCTTAACTAATCCGGGTATACGTTACACCGTGTTTATGATGCCTGATGCTGCTTTAAAAGCAGCCGGTTATAATTATGATGCAACTACAACCACCTTCAGCTACACCTCCAACGGTGCTACAGTTAGCGGTAATGCCGTGCGCGACCAATTGATACGCATACTGCAATTATCAATAGTGCCTACCCAAAACAACGAACTTAATGACCTTTCGGGCAGTGGTATCATCGAAACCAATAACGGCGAGTATATTCGCTGGAATAACAATACCATATCATCGGGCGGCACAGTTGAATCCGGTACTACCTTAAATGTAGTTGGCTCAAAAGATTACTCAAACGGAAGGGTTTATTATCTGGGTAATAACGGCATCATAACCTACCCGGTAAAAACACTACCGCAGCAAATTGCAGTTAATGCGGCAACTACAACTTCGCCTTATTATAATTTTTACCGTTACCTGGTTAACTCACAAATTTACAATGCTAACACGCAAGATTTGACCGGTTTAACCCTCGGCGCTAACTATACGGTGTTTATACCAACCAATGAGGCTATAGTTCAAGCCGTAAGAGATGGGGTATTACCCGGCAACGCAGCCACAGGTGTGCCAAACTTTACGCCAACAGCAACCCTGGACAAGGACAATGTGGCCAGGTTTATTTACTATCATTTTTTAAGCGGTATTACTATTGCTCCTGATGGTAAAAAATCACCTAATGGTACGGCGCAGCCCACTTTGCTTAAAAATGCCAATGGCGATGTGGTTAATATTACCGTTATTAACCAGCCTAATAACCTGCGGGTTGTAGATGTAAACGGTAGGCAGGCTACTGTTTTGCCACCTAACAACGCAAGTAACTTTCCGGCAACCAGTAACTACCTGGGTACACGCACCCTGTTTCACCAAATTAATAATTATTTAAAATACATTTATTAACAACCGGCCTTACTCATGAGAAGAATTTATACTACTGTTTTTTATACGGTTTTTGCCTTATGCGTAGCTCTTGTTAACGCACATGCGCAAACAGCCGAAAAAATATTAATAAAGGGCCGGGTAACCGACTCGCGCGATAAGCTGCCCGTTGTAGGGGCCACCGTTGTTGAGCAGGATAAGGACGG contains the following coding sequences:
- a CDS encoding fasciclin domain-containing protein; this encodes MFTSCRKEALDNYYGRPENLGPPIYQTLESKGNFKSLLAVIDKSGYKNTLSAAGYWTLFAPNDAAFQKYFTDNSTSLDKIDAETARKIVTYCLVYNAYQTDHIADFQSTTQPVGWVPNNAYKRRTAYYDSYYTGNGPDGASTTLLSSNRNGILYLLGDNNNKYIPYFYSTYMATRGLTEADYKYFFPNATYSGFNVVDAQVTNRNILAENGVIHEIDRVLLPLPSLEDQITKNAQYSLYKRILDQFMVTYLTSPDLNNRYRVNTGKSNSVYVKLYSNLLAYSPNNENFLKVQDNDGQAEGYTLFAPTNDVLYKYLNDVVLEFFKSTPTQQLTNAQIDALVNTLPPGIIADLLNAHMFQATVWPSKFATTNNFLNEPARFSSTADIVQKQFCSNGVFYGATKVQATNVFSTVYARAYLDPNNYSIMTLLLNQGLRIALTNPGIRYTVFMMPDAALKAAGYNYDATTTTFSYTSNGATVSGNAVRDQLIRILQLSIVPTQNNELNDLSGSGIIETNNGEYIRWNNNTISSGGTVESGTTLNVVGSKDYSNGRVYYLGNNGIITYPVKTLPQQIAVNAATTTSPYYNFYRYLVNSQIYNANTQDLTGLTLGANYTVFIPTNEAIVQAVRDGVLPGNAATGVPNFTPTATLDKDNVARFIYYHFLSGITIAPDGKKSPNGTAQPTLLKNANGDVVNITVINQPNNLRVVDVNGRQATVLPPNNASNFPATSNYLGTRTLFHQINNYLKYIY